GATGGAAATAAAGTTTTTGGGTGCAACCCTAGTGCAATTTGAGAAGTCTGGTGCAACCCTTGAGCAATTGTAGTTGCTTGAGAGGATGATCCCACAGGCTGAAAAATCGGCTTATCCCTAAGTTTCCTGCTAATTTTTTAAGCTAGGTATTTGTTtaccttcttcttttttccgTGCAGCGTCATCCCTAGGAGTCATCACTAACAGAAGATGGAAAGagacaagaaaaacaaaatattacaacCTCCCAGTTGCATAAAAATTGTTAtgcttaaataaaattcatttggAGATGGAATATTTGTGGAGGTAGAAGGGATAAAGCCAAAGGCAGTTAGAAACCTTGGTTAAGAAAGATATTTCTAGGACCGCAAGTCTATAGGATCTTTAAAAACTTCATCAATTTGATGTTGCTCAACAGGGTCGATAGAGGTGCATCCCCATGACactgcaaaaagaaaaaaagacagaaaaagagtaattacgctaataaagaaaaagcacaCCCTGTATCAATTTCTTATGAAGCTACCTGGAGTAGAAAAATGGGTTTGAACCCGATATCCAGGACACATATCAGGAGAATTTCCTAACTTCCAATCCCCAAGTGCGAAAAGCCAAGAATCTTTCTAGGAACCATCATGAGATTTGCCTTGTGCGATTAAAGGGGAAGATTTACCCCAAGCACGGACATAATACCAACCCTTGAGGGAGGAGGTTTTTTATCACCTAAAAGACTCATTAGTTGGTAATTTCTTTGAAACCGACTAAATGTGGGATCTAAAAAACCCCTCAATTTCCATAAGATGTACGTGCCTATCATGGCACACCAGGCGCCGGGGAAAAGCTGTGCCGCGGCACAGTTCAAGCATATCAGTATATATCTCAATGAGGGGTGCAATGACAACCTAACAACATagcaaaaaaaatcaagatgaAAAGCAACGGCCCCAGAAGGGGGTTGGCTGGCGAGCTCACCAATTTGAGGCTTCCTAAGCTCGATTGAACTTGGGATTTCATACTTGACTCGAAGAGATGGAATGGATTTCTCACAAATTGCATTCCTCACCCGATCAATAGACCAATCGGTTGGAAGCTACGTTGGCCATCAGGAACAAATGACGCAGGAGCAAAATTTACGATAAGAGGTGTTTGGTCAGATGATATGTGGCagtaatcatcatcatcttccaAGTACTCATATAAAGAGGGTTAgagttattttcaaaattagaagACATTGAAATTCTTAAAAACATGAGGAAGAGAATAGACACTCACCGAGTTAAGCGAGAACCAAAGGGTTGAAACTCCACGAGGTGAGTAAATGTGCAAAAGATGGTTTATATAGAAatgagaagagagagaaacaacTTGAGTTCTTATGCTTATAGTGAAACCAGAAGCTAAGAGCTAGGGAGCAGCTGttgtagaaaatataaagtaGTCAATAAAGCAAAATATACCCCggaaattatattattctcCCCCAAGAATGGGGAGTAGGAATTATACCAGACTCCAGAAATCATGCTCCCCCAAGAATAAGAAGCAGGAATTGTACCCTTAAGAATGGGCCCCAGAAATCATGCTCCCCTAGGAATTGGGAGCAGGAATTAGGCTCCCTAGGAATGGAGAGCAGCAGAACCATACTCCTCGAGGAATGGGAGCAGGACTTGGGGAGCATCAGAACCATGCTCCCTTAGGAATGGGGAGTAGGAGTGGAGGAAGGCAGAAATCGTGGATCCAGACAGTTCTTGACCCAGTTCTAAATTATGGATCGCACAAGAAAAGCCAAGTCCAAATAGAGGAGCTATCATTGAAGGACAAAAGAAGGATATTGCTTGGCCTAGAAGCAAATTAAATAGAGTTTAACACGGATACAACCTATGAAaagacataaatattttgtaattaaaatcctAGAGGATAGAGGAGAGTTAGATAGAGTTCAAGTTAGATAAAAAAACTTTATCTATAGAAAGGTATAAAAGCAGAGGTCTCTCATAGTGTAAGGCatcgaaaaataaaatagcaaagaaagagagagttaAGTTGTAAGTGCgatcttaataaaatatttatctttctCTACCCGTGAACATAGGCCAACGGCCGAACCACGTTAATTCtctatctttttattatattgccCCCATATAAATTCATTCTCTAGTTGACCAGAAATTTGCGTCAACATTGAGTATATcctcaacaattaattttttaattaaggaagcaacaaattttttaagaataataagTTTTACAAGCCAGAGCATAAACCTAGAGTTTGTTATACCAATGCTAAATTTACATTATTAGAAGtggtaaatataatattttatgtttgcaGTACTCTTATTGTGTTTATTAATGTCATCAGATTCATCATGACCcaagagaaaatataataaaacgcgaatgttctttttctttttctttttagtctCTAGTGTGAGTGGAAGATTTTCTTGATATTcattggtttaaaaaaaatattttgttttatgaaaattatcataaaagtAGGTGATAGGACAAATATTACTGCTGTTTACCAAACATCGATTTTTCCATGCATGAAGCCAAAATATCACGTGCCATGCCAAGGCATATGATCTTAGGcttcaattttataatctgAGGCATGATTTATCCCTCTGAGAGAGACGATTCTTATTGGTTGCCTAGTTGGCATCATGTGAAAATTgtgtatcatttttttttaaaaaaaagaagatggaTTGGCGTTTTATTTGCTGACAAGGTTAGAAGAAGCAGGGAACGACACGTGCTGATCATTATCTTGTATgtaatcaattttcttttgaaaaaaaaaacggaGAGATTATTTGTGAAAAATTATCCTATATTCTTTTTTcgaatgatttttaaataatttcatttgccTGAATATGCAAGTTTAAATCCTACATAGTGTAGGAggttaaaatttgatttaaactTTGTTCACcctattatcttttaaaaaattaaaaataatattatgaaaattatttcattttatcaaaataattttaacactTATCTAGAAGTTTTGAACATATTTATGTAAAAGTGACACCGTTAGTTGGTGGAAGTTTCATTTTTGAAGACAATAActgatttatctttttatttatatgaactttgaatttaaaaatataaattttagctatgatatttaaatattttcactattgctttttatttaaattattaacttcAATTTACATGTagattcatatattaaaaataaaggaaaaaaaaaccatataAACATTTATTTGGAACTTTTAAGAAATACCCTTAAAAGTATAAACGTTTTTTAGCTCGTCCAAACTTAAAgtctaatctaattttttttacaactaTCTTGATGTATTAAAGTTGAAATCTTGTCTaaaaatcatttcaaaataaagaatataagGAGCTTCCCCCTCTCCACACACAttcttgaagaatcaaagtttgaattttaagaATGAGACAATAAGATGTCTACTATTTGACTAAGGGTGTGGATATTTCCACcccactatttttataaatccaCCACAccttcataaaataattacaataagttcgcattattttatagaattacaaattaataataagtttgaataattaattaattaaatcattcttataatatatttttcttattttatcttttaacaaTCTTTAACAATTTAAGGTTGCTTTaatataagtttaatttaactaatttacccttataatataaaataaccaaattaccctaagaaatatatattattgtaatgAATTGTTTAGGCATttagttttatgttttataatctaatatgttttatataaaatttaataattttcaatactcCAAATGTCCTAATTACATCTCGTTAGTTTAGtggaatattaataatcatactaaAAAAGTACTActtatacataattaaaatatacaatttttttgtataaaaatttattaaagttcaagtaaatttttagatattcTTGGTACTTTTTCCTTCTGAGGttagaataattatattaatttaggttaaaataaccttattgatcaaatataataaaaaaaagtttcataaaaaaataattaatgaatatggatttaattggttaaaattttaaatttcttcttaatttgaatttttaaaaaataatgtgtacttgttataataatttcttaaaattggGGTgggttaataaaatttatgtggtGGAAATATCACCACCTTTTGACTAAAAGTAATTTGCAACGTTtcttaaaaaagtaataagatAAGCACaaacttttttataatttttttttggtacaaACTGATATGATATGATTAAATTAGTTAGATTAAATAGTTCTGGGTACAcgtgatttgtttttattattttatatttttattcagcTATAAGTTAATGCCAAATCAGTtcgtataaaataaatttgtacaaaaatttagaattatatCATCACTCTTCTTCAAAAATTTACCTCATgataattgtaattaaattttttatttttttatttttattttttattttatttattttatttatttttttttccatttcatGTATAGATCCTTAACCTACTCTACCGGATGCACAAACAGtcaaacacaaatgaaataacttCTCAGAATTTACCTCCACTTTTCTCTTAGAGAGAGTCTAACGAAATACAACTGGCCGATCAACAAAGTGCTTCCACCATAAAAGCCAAATCAATTAAACTATATTTTTCGTAAAACTCCAAAAgctatagaaaataaaatagctaAATTAGAGATATTTTATCAGTTATGATCATAGTAGTATATTAGAATTACAAAcgttaattctttattctgaATTGTGTGCTCAAGTGAACCGATGTCACTCTCCACCTAAACAGCCCTGATAAGCatattcttatcatttttaatagtATTCACGACACATTCTAAATAGGATTGAAGTTGTGAATTCACTACACAATTCCTTATCGGCTGTCAACTACATacatctataaaaaaaatgttgtgaatataaaataaaataaattcataaaacgaaatatattattaaactttaagAGTGACAAAAGTAGAAAGCTAAAACACTTGAAacctaaataataaaaataaaactttagaaaaAGGAAGGCAAATAAAGATTGAAGATAAAATAAGCCCATGAATCCTGCAAATCCtccatataatttttttttttaaaagaaaattctaaaccaggggggaaaaaaaaacaacagaTCCACTTCCTCGTATGCTTCGCCGTTACTTCCGCTTCCCAATAAATCCACCATCTCGCCTGTCATCAAGATAATTCCTCACTGTATCAGCATCGGTTcccatttttataatttttttatgtaaaaaaatttcatcccatgttcaattttctatttgttgcTTATTTAGGCATTCACTGGTTTGCTGTATATAGAAAGTGAGTGATTCACTCATTCTGAACTTCTTCTCAGTCTTTTGTGTTAATCCTTATTTGGAGCTCTAAACAGAGCAACTTCTTTATAGTTCTTCATTAATCCCATCAAATCTTCATTGATCCCATCAAATGACcccttttctctcttttgtttttctattttgcttGTACtttaagcttttgagagtTTCAAGTTTggattgaaaaaaacaaacaaagataaagaaaaagaaaaagaaaataaaaacaacccACATGCAGATTCTGTGtcgtttttgtttgttaatatttgCCTGCTCTTTGCTTGAGGGTTACAAGAGGTTCTTGGCATTTTTTCTGGGGTTGTTGATAATGGATTCTGCTTCATTTTTGAAGTCTTTGACTGAAAGCAATAGTGATTTTGGATGTGGGTTTTTGGTCTTCGGATGTTTCCCAcaagttttcaattttttaggGTTGTTTTCGATGTTTTATTTAGGGTCAAAGCTTTTGCAATTTGGTTTCCATGGGAGGGCTTTGGTTCAATCTCTGTGTAGTGGTGTTAGAGGAGAATCGAGTGATGTAAAAAGTAATGGGCTATGTTCCAAAATTGGTTTTGGTGAAGAATGTGATGATGCAAAGATTGTGTCTTGCAGTTGTGGTAGTGGTCCATTGAAGATCTTGGAGAactcaaaattattgaaaattaaaggcaaagataatgataatgatgataatcttgatgatgatgatgaaagaGAATATTGTGGAGAAGATCAAGAATTTGATGTAATGGTATTGAGAAGATTAGTCAAGATTGAAAGGCAAAGAGCGAATTCGGCTTTAATGGAGCTGGAGAAGGAGAGGATGGCGGCAGCATCAGCAGCTAATGAAGCAATGGGAATGATTTTGCGGCTACAAAGTGAGAAGAGTGCAATAGAAATCGAAGCCAATCATTACCGGAGGATGGCTGAGCAGAAGCAGGATTATGACAAAGAAGTGATTCAATCATTGCAATGGATTGTGATGAAGCACGAGTCTGAGAGGAGCCAATTGGAAGAGAAATTGAAGTCTTGTAAGCAAAAATTGAAGCAACATGTGaatgatgatgacgatgaaATTGAgcaatttgaagaatttgattcAAGTTTTAGGATTCACGATGGCCTTGTTGGCTCACTTGATATGGATTCTATTACAGAATGGTAAAGTTCTTCATTGTACGTTAAAGAATGCATTAATGCTGCATGTTATTAGACATTCACAGGATTGTCTGAGTTGGAGGATAGGATTTATGTTTTGGGGTCCCGATATCAATATACCTTGTAGCTTATTTCTGTTTATGTAATCCTGTAAATGCATTTTGGTCTGGAGAAAGAACACTTTTGATCATtatcaataatgaaatatCTACATCTTCATCGTTATTATAATGTAGTTCTGAATTTCGAATGATTTGTGACATAAGATCATGATGAATAATGTTCTTAGGGTCAAATacgtttgttttatttatttatatttcataaattattgatGACCAACTTGTTACTAAGGACTAAGGAGTGGTTGCATAAGGAGAGGATTTTGCTCCCTTTTATTTGCTCCATCCattcttaaaacttaaaaggaTATAATTGACGACTAAACAACTAAGAACAAGTTTGGACCACTTTGGTATGTCAGATGTGGCTTATAAAGTAATTCCGGTTTGGGATGCGGCAAATAAAGTAATAGTTATTCGTTTTACTTCTACGGTTGATGAAATAATAAGCGTTGAGACacatttaattatcataatacATCATGGCACAATGTTGATGAAACAATCATCAAGAACAACCTCTTATTCTTGATTAGAAGACACTAAACCCCATTACTTTATCCTCATGTCATCAAAGCCAGCACTTCCTATTGGGGATATCAGAATCCGAATCTGATGTAGGTGCATCAGAATCCAGATCCGCATTGAACGTTTGATATCTggatttgtaaaaaaaaatatacggATTCGGATATGGGTAATATCTGCACGAATTTTTCGGATATTTGAATctgcataataataaatttaaatataattttaaatttaatagtttatctaataatatcaaataaaattcaattataatttaacaatcaACAATTCAACATCAATTCAACATGAATAATGTACAACAACACCATAAATTCACAAACGATAATTTCACAACAtgaatcaaacataaaaaaaaaatttaaggtaaaccaattcattacaatattctctaattattattattattatttagttttttaacatatttttcatagtCAATGAAGATTATAGAGTTAATTATGCTtatacatattaaataaataatttaatttatatatttttaattaaaatttaattaaataaataatttaattataaaataatacgGATCCTTATATCTGGTTTTCTAGATCTAGATCCAAATCCACACGGATCTTGATTTTTAAGATGCGAATCCAAATTTTTTTGGATCTAAATCTTTTGGATGTTTACGAATCCGGAATTTATTGACATTCCTACTTCCTATTGGCTTACACGGTTACACCATAACAAATTCACAACCCTAAAGTTCGTACCTTAAGCCCCAAAGGAACTGTTGCTATGGTATTTCACAATTTAGTCACAGGCATTAGATTGGCCAATATAGGGAATCTGTCGCAAGATCAGTTGAGTCATAGGATCCTTTAAAAAAGCAAATGAATTTTTCAGTCAAAGTTCTAGTGTGCTGTATGAACCTTCAATGAATCCCAGCCCGTCAGTAAGATTCTATTTGGTATAactctctaaaaaaaaaattataattataaaatttaatataattatcataaaaaaatttataattataaaataaaaattaataatacataataaatataattatatatatatatatataataaattcttcattatataaatataaaattatatctacTTATCATTCAAACTACATTAGTTAGGATTTACCAAACATATCCaatctcaattccaatcttAATTCCAACCATGCATATATATTAGGAttgattgtaaatttttttcagtttctgTGTCAAATGCTTATGGGTACTGTTGTCtactaatatatattttttgtagtGAAATGAAAACCCATACAGAAAAATTCACACTTTTTACTCCCGAGGAAATTTTCGACTTTTCGTTGAGAACCGTCATATGTGCGAAATTTCCCAGAATGATGTTATTTGCCCTTTTGGAGAAATGAGCCACTTCTAGTGCAATTTCCATGTTAAGCAACAAACGAAAGGCTTGGCTTTCGCTTTACCCTGGGCACTGATTGACTATGAGGCAGCGCATCTTAAGATTGAAAGCAGAAACTCGGGACTGCTTCGACGCGCGGTGCCTTCAACTCACCGTCAGATAGCCGTCGCCTTCGCCTGTAAGAATTTCCTTAACGCTATACTCAGGCTAGTTCTcgaataaagaaaatgaaatgctgAACAGtgtataattttgaatttaactgGTGGAATCGTTGTTTTAGGCTCGGTTGAAAAATGGGTCTCgtccaaaattcaattttgatacCCGTGTTATTGAACTGCGTAAACTTTGGACTATATAGACTTAAAAGCTTGCAGTTTTGTTTTGCCAAATGTTTCTGTAAACAATTGTAAATGTGTAATGGATTTGGAAACGAGCATTAAGTAGCTTCTTGCTGAtgagtttgaaatttttctgttcatttgttctttgttttttgtatGATATGtgggaaaaaggaaaaataaatagtttgtAATTAGCTTTATGTTAGGAGTTGAAAACGGCTTGAGGTCAGGTTTTCAATTATGGCACTGGAAATTTACTTGAGTAATACGACAATGGTGCATATAATGAATATTATGCTGATTCCAGTACATGTCTTTGTG
This window of the Citrus sinensis cultivar Valencia sweet orange chromosome 8, DVS_A1.0, whole genome shotgun sequence genome carries:
- the LOC102627307 gene encoding protein FLOURY 1-like encodes the protein MQILCRFCLLIFACSLLEGYKRFLAFFLGLLIMDSASFLKSLTESNSDFGCGFLVFGCFPQVFNFLGLFSMFYLGSKLLQFGFHGRALVQSLCSGVRGESSDVKSNGLCSKIGFGEECDDAKIVSCSCGSGPLKILENSKLLKIKGKDNDNDDNLDDDDEREYCGEDQEFDVMVLRRLVKIERQRANSALMELEKERMAAASAANEAMGMILRLQSEKSAIEIEANHYRRMAEQKQDYDKEVIQSLQWIVMKHESERSQLEEKLKSCKQKLKQHVNDDDDEIEQFEEFDSSFRIHDGLVGSLDMDSITEW